Proteins found in one Bacteroidota bacterium genomic segment:
- a CDS encoding YCF48-related protein: protein MTLSTMVGQVNTWETQFPGSTETLHGITFVNATTGWAVGDEGTILKSTSAGINWAPQISGTSEPLESVFFIDSLRGWITGGCDGCGGGIILKTTDGGANWAIKDTGRILSSVQFVSPTLGWAVGFNGLILNTTDAGESWNTQESGVISCLESVSFVDASTGWASGLLPGAIVKTTDGGATWTPQTNGVDGNEDIDAVRFVDHQTGWYVGYGFDTAAVGVIKKSTDGGVSWIPQSSNASVALLGLGFLSPTTGWVVGSAGTLLKTTNGGSVWAPESSGAFLELDDITVRPGEGAWISGGGGNVIRNNFGPLLLRRGLAVNDLWNLVSVPLAGVNGTKSLLFPTAVTPAFYYVAGSGYLLADSLSLGRGYWEKFSGAQTVNVAGTSVDSLTINLTPPWNLIGAISREIAVGSLVQNPPGSIQSVFGYNGSYFAATTLKPGQGYWMRVGQNCTVTLRSTADPNTPRAMLTDVSRLRTDELPPPAPGEVRAPGSVRNLPTEYALGQNYPNPFNPATKISFDLPEESMVDLTITNTLGQTVAVLLHGTVAAGYQSVEWKGSDGFGTPLPSGVYLYRIRAASRSTAREFSQVKKLILMK, encoded by the coding sequence ATGACCCTCTCTACGATGGTCGGCCAGGTGAACACCTGGGAAACCCAGTTTCCCGGCTCGACGGAAACGCTCCACGGCATTACATTCGTGAACGCGACCACCGGCTGGGCGGTCGGCGACGAGGGGACGATCCTGAAATCGACGTCCGCCGGGATTAACTGGGCTCCTCAGATCAGCGGAACGAGCGAGCCGCTCGAAAGCGTCTTCTTCATCGATTCGCTTCGCGGGTGGATCACGGGGGGATGCGACGGATGCGGCGGAGGCATCATATTGAAAACGACCGACGGCGGCGCGAACTGGGCGATCAAAGACACCGGCAGGATCCTTTCCTCCGTTCAGTTCGTCTCCCCGACCCTGGGCTGGGCGGTCGGGTTCAACGGCCTGATTTTGAATACGACCGACGCGGGGGAGAGCTGGAACACCCAGGAATCCGGCGTGATCTCGTGCCTGGAATCCGTTTCCTTCGTCGATGCGTCGACCGGCTGGGCGAGCGGACTTCTTCCCGGTGCAATCGTGAAGACGACCGACGGCGGCGCCACCTGGACGCCTCAAACCAACGGTGTTGACGGGAACGAGGATATCGATGCCGTCCGCTTTGTAGACCATCAAACCGGCTGGTACGTGGGGTACGGGTTCGATACGGCGGCGGTGGGAGTCATCAAGAAATCGACCGACGGCGGGGTCTCCTGGATCCCCCAATCGAGCAACGCGAGCGTGGCGCTCCTCGGTCTGGGATTCCTCAGCCCGACGACCGGCTGGGTGGTCGGCTCGGCGGGCACGCTCCTGAAGACCACGAACGGCGGCAGCGTCTGGGCGCCGGAATCGTCCGGCGCGTTCCTGGAGCTCGACGACATCACTGTCCGTCCCGGAGAGGGGGCATGGATATCGGGCGGAGGAGGGAATGTCATCAGGAATAATTTCGGGCCGCTCCTTCTCAGGCGCGGGCTCGCGGTCAACGATTTGTGGAACCTGGTCTCGGTGCCGCTCGCGGGCGTCAACGGCACCAAGAGCCTCCTCTTCCCGACGGCGGTAACCCCGGCCTTTTATTATGTCGCCGGCTCGGGTTACCTTCTCGCGGACAGCCTGTCTCTCGGGCGGGGATACTGGGAGAAGTTCTCGGGGGCGCAGACCGTCAATGTCGCCGGTACTTCCGTCGACAGCCTGACCATCAACCTGACTCCGCCCTGGAATCTCATCGGGGCGATCAGCAGGGAAATCGCCGTGGGCAGCCTCGTCCAGAATCCGCCGGGATCCATCCAGTCTGTCTTCGGCTACAACGGATCGTATTTTGCGGCGACCACACTCAAACCCGGACAGGGCTACTGGATGCGGGTCGGACAGAATTGCACCGTCACCCTCCGGTCGACGGCCGATCCGAACACTCCGAGGGCGATGCTCACCGACGTCTCGCGCCTGAGAACCGACGAGCTCCCGCCTCCGGCGCCGGGCGAGGTTCGTGCGCCGGGTTCCGTCCGGAATCTCCCCACCGAATATGCCCTGGGCCAGAACTATCCCAACCCGTTCAACCCTGCGACGAAGATCTCGTTCGACCTGCCGGAGGAGAGCATGGTCGATCTGACGATCACCAACACGCTCGGGCAGACGGTCGCGGTCCTTCTGCACGGGACGGTTGCCGCCGGATATCAATCGGTGGAGTGGAAGGGCTCGGACGGCTTCGGAACGCCGCTCCCCTCCGGGGTCTACCTCTACAGGATTCGCGCCGCGTCTCGATCGACGGCGAGGGAATTTTCGCAGGTGAAAAAACTGATCCTCATGAAGTAG
- a CDS encoding tetratricopeptide repeat protein → MSKKPGPQKVVPGAGRTLFLLPAAALAALAFLLYANSIQNGYVLDDGIVITKDTFTQQGIKGIPDILTTDAFTGFFGKNKDLVSGGRYRPLSIVTFAIEQEFFGGNPHISHFLNILLYALTGVLMFVVLSRLLKTSRADAWWMTVPFLASAFFIAHPVHTEVVSNIKGRDEILCLLFCLLALYLLLEFVATRRTLYAALTPLAFFLALISKENAITYLAVIPLALFCFTNSSPKKLALWMAPLAVIAVVFLALRSHFAGGAESGDITEVLNNAFVYAGTSQKFATISSILGRYLLLLLFPHPLSHDYYYNQIPIIGWDSPAAIIPLLVYLALGIYALAALSKKRLPAFVILYYLATLSVVSNIFLPVGTTMSERFLYLPSVGFCLFLGWLLVQLSRRIPAANARTVLAAAAVAILGAYGFKTVDRNPAWKDNFTLFATDVSASPNSAKVHNALGGELLRLSADETDPAKKRKMVDESLLHLKRAVEIHPTYSEPWFSMGNIYYQRDTNDREAIGCYEKAIAARQGYSDAYKNLAVVYLHSKQYEKALETLRRLATVDPGNDDAYYQMGLIHQNTGRIDSAIADLKSAIAANPSGAQAYTQLGMIYGKEKQEFDTAIVYLQKAVAVDPGNLDGYNNLGTAYALKGDFDAAIGVFRKALDVDPRSTRVYQNLGLAYQSKGEKAEAQRCFDKVRELSARGGG, encoded by the coding sequence GTGAGTAAGAAGCCCGGCCCCCAAAAGGTCGTTCCCGGGGCGGGGCGAACCCTCTTCCTGCTTCCGGCGGCCGCCCTCGCGGCGCTCGCGTTTCTTCTCTACGCAAACAGCATTCAAAACGGGTATGTCCTGGATGACGGCATCGTCATCACGAAGGACACCTTCACGCAGCAGGGGATCAAGGGGATCCCCGACATCCTCACCACCGACGCGTTCACCGGTTTCTTCGGAAAAAACAAGGACCTGGTTTCGGGGGGGAGATACCGTCCGCTCTCGATCGTCACGTTCGCGATCGAGCAGGAGTTCTTCGGAGGCAACCCCCACATCAGCCATTTCCTCAATATTCTTCTCTACGCGCTTACGGGCGTCCTGATGTTCGTGGTCCTGAGCAGGCTGTTGAAGACCTCCCGGGCGGACGCCTGGTGGATGACCGTCCCCTTTCTCGCATCGGCGTTCTTCATCGCGCATCCCGTCCACACCGAAGTGGTCTCCAACATCAAGGGAAGGGACGAGATCCTCTGTCTCCTGTTCTGCCTGCTGGCGCTCTACCTGCTACTCGAGTTCGTCGCGACAAGGAGAACTCTCTACGCCGCGCTCACGCCACTGGCGTTCTTTCTCGCGCTGATCTCGAAGGAGAACGCGATCACCTATCTCGCCGTGATCCCGCTCGCACTGTTCTGTTTCACGAACTCCTCTCCGAAGAAGCTGGCGCTCTGGATGGCTCCGCTGGCGGTCATCGCGGTCGTCTTTCTCGCCCTCAGGTCGCATTTTGCGGGGGGCGCCGAGTCGGGCGACATCACGGAGGTTCTCAACAACGCGTTCGTCTATGCCGGCACGTCACAGAAATTTGCGACGATTTCCTCCATCCTGGGAAGGTATCTCCTGCTCCTCCTGTTTCCGCATCCGTTGAGCCACGATTATTATTACAACCAGATCCCGATCATCGGGTGGGACAGCCCCGCCGCGATCATCCCGCTTCTTGTCTATCTGGCGCTCGGGATCTACGCGCTCGCCGCTCTTTCAAAGAAGCGGCTCCCCGCGTTCGTGATCCTCTATTACCTGGCGACGCTTTCGGTCGTCTCCAACATCTTTCTTCCGGTCGGCACGACCATGTCGGAACGCTTCCTCTATCTCCCTTCGGTCGGTTTCTGCCTGTTCCTCGGCTGGCTGCTCGTGCAGCTCTCCCGCCGGATTCCGGCCGCCAACGCCAGGACCGTTCTGGCGGCGGCCGCCGTGGCGATACTCGGGGCGTACGGGTTCAAGACCGTGGACCGCAACCCCGCGTGGAAGGACAATTTTACGCTTTTTGCGACCGACGTCTCCGCCTCTCCCAACAGCGCGAAGGTCCATAACGCGCTCGGGGGGGAGTTGCTGCGGCTCTCGGCCGATGAAACGGACCCCGCCAAAAAACGCAAGATGGTCGATGAGTCGCTTCTGCATCTGAAACGGGCGGTCGAGATCCATCCCACCTACTCGGAACCGTGGTTCAGCATGGGGAATATCTACTACCAGCGCGACACGAACGACCGGGAGGCGATCGGGTGTTACGAAAAGGCGATCGCCGCCCGGCAGGGTTACAGCGACGCGTATAAGAACCTCGCGGTGGTCTATCTCCATTCAAAGCAGTATGAAAAAGCGCTCGAGACGCTCCGGAGACTCGCGACGGTGGATCCCGGAAACGACGACGCGTATTACCAGATGGGGTTGATCCACCAGAATACCGGCAGGATCGACTCCGCCATCGCCGATCTGAAGAGCGCGATTGCGGCGAATCCCTCCGGCGCTCAGGCGTACACGCAGCTGGGGATGATCTACGGAAAAGAGAAGCAAGAGTTCGACACCGCGATCGTCTACCTGCAAAAGGCGGTGGCAGTCGACCCGGGCAACCTCGACGGGTACAACAATCTCGGAACAGCGTACGCCCTGAAGGGAGATTTCGACGCCGCCATCGGCGTGTTCCGGAAGGCCCTCGACGTCGATCCGAGAAGCACACGAGTCTACCAGAACCTCGGTCTTGCGTACCAGTCGAAGGGGGAGAAGGCCGAAGCCCAGCGCTGCTTCGACAAAGTCCGGGAACTCTCCGCCCGTGGCGGGGGTTAA
- a CDS encoding glycosyltransferase family 2 protein → MYKGKKVVVVMPAYNAAKTLRKTYDEVMEQGVVDLVIVVDDGSRDETAAIAKTLDRVRVHAHAVNLGYGGNQKTCYRLALEEGGEIVIMVHPDYQYTPKLIPAMVSIIGNDLYPCVLGSRILGGYALKGKMPVWKYVANRFLTLAENMLTGAKLSEYHTGFRAFSRDLLEQLPLENNSNDFVFDNEMLVQILWLGHTIAEVTCPTKYFTEASSINLSRSIKYGFGCLSTAMAFRLAKMNLVRSRLFPARSE, encoded by the coding sequence ATGTATAAAGGAAAAAAGGTCGTGGTTGTCATGCCCGCGTACAATGCCGCGAAAACGCTGCGCAAAACGTACGACGAGGTGATGGAGCAGGGGGTCGTCGATCTGGTGATCGTCGTGGACGACGGGAGCAGGGACGAGACCGCGGCGATCGCAAAGACGCTCGACCGGGTCCGGGTGCACGCGCACGCCGTCAACCTCGGTTACGGGGGGAACCAGAAAACGTGCTACCGGCTCGCCCTGGAGGAAGGGGGGGAGATCGTGATCATGGTTCATCCCGACTACCAGTACACCCCGAAGCTCATCCCCGCCATGGTGTCTATCATCGGGAACGACCTCTATCCCTGCGTCCTGGGCTCAAGGATCCTCGGGGGGTACGCCCTCAAAGGGAAGATGCCCGTCTGGAAATATGTCGCAAACCGCTTCCTCACGCTCGCGGAGAACATGCTCACCGGGGCGAAGCTCTCCGAATACCACACCGGGTTCAGGGCCTTCTCCCGAGACCTTCTGGAGCAGCTTCCGCTGGAGAATAATTCGAACGATTTCGTCTTCGACAACGAGATGCTCGTGCAGATTCTCTGGCTGGGGCACACGATCGCCGAGGTGACCTGTCCGACAAAATATTTCACCGAGGCTTCTTCGATCAACCTTTCGAGGAGCATCAAGTACGGTTTCGGATGCCTCTCGACCGCGATGGCATTCCGCCTCGCGAAAATGAACCTCGTCCGGTCGCGGCTCTTCCCCGCCAGAAGTGAGTAA